One window from the genome of Hymenobacter sp. YIM 151858-1 encodes:
- a CDS encoding cupredoxin domain-containing protein: MDTAEIIVTLSGLALAGFVIWYFFFSARQTASAVSSSGGVQQVDITVKGGHSPDVIEVERGKPVQLSFYRDEENSCSEELLLPDFSIRRDLPAYKTTLVELLPQQAGTFTFTCGMGMLRGSLVVK; this comes from the coding sequence ATGGATACTGCCGAAATCATCGTGACCCTGTCCGGGCTGGCGCTGGCCGGGTTTGTCATCTGGTACTTTTTCTTCTCGGCCCGCCAAACGGCCAGCGCCGTGTCAAGCTCGGGCGGGGTGCAGCAGGTGGACATCACCGTCAAGGGCGGCCACTCGCCCGACGTCATCGAGGTGGAGCGTGGCAAACCCGTGCAGCTGAGCTTTTACCGCGACGAGGAAAACTCCTGCTCCGAGGAGCTGCTGCTGCCCGACTTCAGCATCCGCCGCGACCTGCCGGCCTACAAAACCACTTTGGTAGAGCTGCTGCCCCAGCAGGCCGGCACGTTTACGTTCACTTGCGGCATGGGCATGCTGCGGGGCAGCCTGGTCGTTAAGTAA
- a CDS encoding helix-turn-helix domain-containing protein, producing MNHALPAGHMLPPPGVQRLLIKNMVCPQCIRVVQEDLTALGLQVHRVVLGEADVTAPDGAELEWEPIRACLRDAGFALLEDPRAQLVEQIKTVLVTLIHYPPPGPRLLNYSDYLVEHLGRDYHYLSHLFSAEEGLTIEKFIIRQKVERAKELIGYGELSIAEVSRQLGYSSPAHLTRQFRQITGLTPSEFQKLGPASSARRSLDSLV from the coding sequence ATGAACCACGCCCTTCCTGCCGGCCACATGCTGCCCCCGCCCGGGGTCCAGCGCCTGCTCATTAAAAATATGGTGTGCCCCCAGTGCATCCGGGTGGTGCAGGAGGACCTGACGGCCCTGGGCCTGCAGGTGCACCGCGTGGTGCTGGGCGAGGCCGACGTAACGGCTCCCGACGGCGCCGAGCTGGAATGGGAGCCCATCCGGGCCTGCCTGCGCGATGCCGGCTTTGCGTTGCTGGAGGACCCCCGGGCCCAGCTGGTGGAACAAATTAAAACGGTGCTGGTGACCCTGATTCACTACCCGCCCCCCGGCCCGCGCCTGCTCAACTACTCTGACTACTTGGTGGAACATCTGGGCCGCGACTACCATTACCTCTCCCACTTGTTTTCCGCCGAGGAAGGGCTGACCATTGAGAAGTTTATCATCCGCCAGAAGGTCGAGCGCGCCAAAGAGCTTATCGGTTACGGCGAACTGAGCATTGCCGAGGTCAGCCGGCAACTGGGTTACAGCAGCCCGGCCCACCTAACGCGGCAATTCCGGCAAATCACCGGCCTTACCCCGAGTGAATTTCAGAAGCTGGGGCCGGCGAGTTCAGCCCGCCGTAGCCTGGATTCGTTGGTATAA
- a CDS encoding DUF305 domain-containing protein — MRMLSRRFFRLPLLSLLLIGVLVTSCKKDHDQHTKHDSPYMKIMMDMMAQMDAQAKTQDPDHDFAAQMVLHHDAAIKMAQEELRTGTNQEMKTTAQDIITKQQAEIGQFNAFLGSHQPQTPLVPQFNQLQKTNMDRMMAASDARTLTGRPDYDFAQLMVDHHQAAIDNSEALLQHGRHATTRSMAQAIIADQRQEIAALQNWLTRNR, encoded by the coding sequence ATGCGCATGCTCTCCCGCCGCTTTTTTCGCCTGCCCCTGCTTTCCCTGCTTCTGATAGGGGTGCTGGTAACATCCTGCAAGAAGGACCACGACCAGCACACGAAACACGATAGTCCTTACATGAAAATCATGATGGACATGATGGCTCAAATGGACGCGCAGGCCAAAACCCAAGACCCCGACCACGACTTTGCTGCCCAAATGGTGCTGCACCACGATGCCGCCATCAAAATGGCCCAAGAAGAACTGCGCACGGGCACTAACCAGGAGATGAAGACCACGGCCCAGGACATCATCACCAAGCAGCAGGCTGAAATTGGCCAGTTCAACGCCTTTCTGGGTAGCCACCAACCGCAAACGCCGCTGGTGCCGCAGTTCAACCAGCTGCAGAAAACCAACATGGACCGCATGATGGCTGCCAGCGACGCCCGCACGTTGACGGGCCGGCCGGATTACGATTTCGCCCAACTCATGGTGGACCACCACCAGGCCGCCATCGACAACTCCGAGGCCCTGCTGCAGCACGGGCGCCACGCCACCACCCGTAGCATGGCCCAAGCCATCATTGCCGACCAGCGTCAGGAAATTGCGGCGCTGCAGAATTGGTTGACGCGCAACCGCTAA
- a CDS encoding DUF6122 family protein: MLACSVLHRLRNIAAGLVLLLGGCRSTAVTPRFAPAAYSFTQRPVTRLDTTLAAAPERSTAPPRPAKRGARPRAVYSLNERPLEKKGQAPQSNRSYPTTTTADTAKNSARAATPRELGKPLPKLVSAKTLVHYSLHFVFPVVLALVFFPAMWQTAYLIMLATMLIDLDHLLATPVFDPLRCSIGFHPLHSFYAIPVYVLLLLLPPPMNVIAVGVLFHLFTDTVDCLWSFRYCRECYLNSRIRGLVDWARKLLGLEVVR; this comes from the coding sequence ATGCTTGCCTGCTCTGTTCTGCATCGCCTCCGAAACATCGCCGCCGGTCTGGTGCTGCTACTCGGCGGTTGCCGCTCCACGGCTGTAACTCCCCGGTTTGCCCCGGCCGCTTATTCCTTTACGCAGCGCCCGGTGACGCGCCTGGACACGACGCTGGCCGCCGCCCCTGAACGTTCTACTGCCCCGCCGCGGCCGGCGAAGAGGGGAGCGCGCCCCCGGGCGGTGTACTCGCTGAACGAGAGGCCCTTGGAGAAAAAGGGACAGGCACCCCAATCGAATAGAAGTTATCCAACCACAACGACGGCCGATACGGCGAAGAACTCAGCCCGTGCAGCGACGCCGCGCGAGCTTGGCAAGCCTTTACCCAAACTAGTAAGCGCCAAAACGCTGGTGCATTATAGCTTGCACTTCGTGTTTCCGGTCGTGCTGGCGTTGGTGTTCTTTCCTGCGATGTGGCAAACTGCCTACCTGATTATGCTGGCCACGATGCTCATTGACCTGGACCACTTGTTAGCCACTCCCGTCTTTGACCCCTTGCGCTGCAGCATAGGCTTCCACCCGCTGCACTCGTTTTATGCCATCCCGGTGTATGTGCTGCTGCTGTTGCTGCCACCGCCCATGAACGTCATCGCCGTGGGCGTGCTGTTTCACCTGTTCACCGATACGGTGGACTGCCTATGGTCCTTCCGCTACTGCCGCGAGTGCTATCTCAACTCCCGCATTCGTGGTTTGGTCGACTGGGCGCGGAAGCTGCTGGGCCTTGAGGTGGTCAGGTAA